One genomic segment of Sanyastnella coralliicola includes these proteins:
- a CDS encoding DUF6851 domain-containing protein: protein MDKTLRTVMFRVFFVVLTLGIFVPQTTNAQEITVAHQWNEVLLDAIRNDFARPTVHARNLWHTSVAMYDVWAVYDEEAQPFFLGKTVGDYECLFDGVPATDDIQAAREEAISYAMYNLILYRFQNAPGVAEIFQEVNAKMNELGYDPDITSVDYIDGTPAHLGNYIAQEIIAFGLTDGSNEINGFTNQYYAPVNEPLDMGASGNPDMIDPNRWQPLVVEGAIDQAGNPIEAIVDFLSPEWGDVVPFSLNEDDLTTHVRDGDTYQVWKDPGAPPFLEQGLGEGLESNWKWGYVMVALWQSHHDINDPTIIDISPASLGNNPSIPDDFDDYNLFYDFFEGGDQSQGYSVNPATNEPYTPQLVKRADYARVLAEFWADGPDSETPPGHWFTILNKVNAHPLLDKRWNGQGPIIDDLEWDVKSYFTLGSTMHDAAICAWSIKGYYDYLRPVSAIRYMAEKGQCSDVGLPNYHPDGWPLIEGYVELVEENDPLVGDNNENLNEIKIYTWRGPDYITFDDDGVGLDEAGVGWILAKDWWPYQRPTFVSPPFAGYVSGHSVFSRAAAEVLTLITGSPYFPGGMSDFVAEQNEFLVFEEGPSTDIILQWATYQDASDQTSLSRIWGGIHPPADDIPGRLIGLELGPEVYDLAVTYFTSNAPRVENVQASIDVVNEGDAGSTLQINITYDTNMDMMSTPEISWPFDDPTMSSLSLASAEWANATTYSLQYLITDADVELFSIFMQVVGAVDTDGFSQAPHVEDFAFAIDTRNPSVDFTDDFSLISDSEVAESTIAITVTYDESMDTSVEPTVNFPMEDPSNTLAVNADASAWLDNVSYQVVFDLTDNNEEVADVDIELLDAFDAAGNIQNIYLDVDLFSIDTHNPSVMMVTPDATVINDAVAAGGTFAIDVAFDEVMSMMANAELVFPNDDPLANSLTLDEMNSMWMDDMTYHFEFTVIDANEDLSMINLEAATATDMAGNEVVVEMVMTPFAIDTENPSLQNADINDNLLADINVGAESVDLTLEFSEAMDMMSMPMIEFSEDISASVTFASGSWVDDMTYTALYDLSDEGVEIDNVGITISGTLDANGNEQMMMSMDDVLAIDTRNPEPIVLSANDYELIFADAGDENFSLLIIFDEAMDTDVDPFILFPDEDPSTTLTANDDASGWLNSTSYQQVYNVSNETVLLLDIDIVVTGAIDAAGNLLVQTDYDDFFDIDINPVGVNENENFGVSIYPNPVTSGDVLTIRMDNPDVVESLDIHGANGELVRQIPMLAGSVQQQIAVQTNEMAAGNYTIAIQTAEGVSILRFNILR from the coding sequence ATGGACAAAACTTTACGCACCGTAATGTTTCGCGTATTCTTTGTTGTTCTGACCCTCGGGATTTTCGTCCCTCAAACAACAAATGCACAAGAAATCACAGTAGCTCATCAATGGAATGAGGTCCTACTCGACGCGATTCGAAATGATTTTGCACGTCCGACCGTGCACGCTCGTAATCTCTGGCACACTTCGGTGGCTATGTACGATGTCTGGGCTGTGTACGACGAAGAAGCTCAGCCTTTCTTCCTTGGGAAAACGGTAGGTGACTACGAATGTTTATTCGATGGTGTACCTGCAACTGATGACATTCAGGCAGCCCGAGAAGAAGCGATCAGCTACGCGATGTACAATCTGATCCTTTACCGATTCCAGAATGCTCCTGGGGTGGCAGAAATCTTCCAGGAAGTGAATGCGAAGATGAATGAACTTGGGTATGACCCAGACATTACGTCGGTAGACTACATCGACGGAACACCTGCTCATTTAGGTAATTACATCGCTCAAGAGATCATCGCCTTCGGTTTGACAGACGGATCAAACGAAATCAATGGATTCACTAATCAGTATTACGCACCTGTAAATGAACCATTAGATATGGGTGCCTCTGGGAATCCAGACATGATTGACCCAAATAGATGGCAGCCTCTGGTTGTTGAAGGAGCCATTGATCAAGCTGGCAATCCAATCGAAGCTATTGTAGATTTCCTTTCTCCTGAATGGGGTGATGTTGTGCCTTTTTCGCTAAACGAAGATGATCTTACCACTCACGTGCGCGATGGGGATACTTATCAGGTATGGAAAGACCCAGGTGCTCCACCTTTTCTTGAACAAGGGCTTGGTGAAGGATTAGAGTCTAATTGGAAATGGGGATATGTAATGGTGGCCTTATGGCAAAGTCATCATGATATTAACGATCCTACGATAATTGACATTTCCCCTGCATCCCTCGGAAACAATCCTTCTATCCCTGATGACTTTGATGATTACAACCTTTTTTATGACTTCTTCGAAGGCGGTGATCAGAGTCAAGGTTACTCAGTGAATCCTGCGACGAATGAACCATATACTCCCCAGCTCGTAAAAAGAGCGGATTACGCGCGTGTTTTGGCTGAATTCTGGGCCGATGGCCCTGACTCAGAAACACCGCCTGGTCACTGGTTTACTATTCTTAACAAAGTAAATGCTCATCCACTTCTAGATAAGCGATGGAACGGCCAAGGGCCAATTATTGACGATCTCGAATGGGATGTTAAATCATATTTCACTTTAGGATCCACAATGCACGATGCGGCTATTTGTGCTTGGAGTATTAAGGGATATTATGACTATTTGAGACCTGTCTCAGCGATAAGATATATGGCAGAAAAAGGTCAATGCTCAGATGTTGGTTTACCAAATTATCACCCAGATGGATGGCCGCTAATTGAGGGCTATGTGGAGCTCGTGGAGGAGAACGACCCGCTCGTAGGTGACAACAACGAAAACCTCAATGAAATAAAAATCTATACCTGGAGAGGTCCAGACTATATTACGTTTGATGATGATGGAGTTGGACTCGACGAAGCAGGAGTGGGGTGGATTTTGGCGAAGGACTGGTGGCCTTATCAACGACCAACATTTGTATCCCCGCCTTTTGCAGGTTATGTCAGTGGACACTCTGTATTCTCCAGAGCAGCTGCGGAGGTACTAACCCTTATAACCGGGTCTCCATACTTTCCAGGAGGTATGAGCGACTTCGTAGCAGAACAGAATGAATTCCTTGTTTTTGAAGAAGGTCCAAGTACAGATATCATTCTTCAATGGGCAACATATCAAGATGCAAGTGACCAAACTTCTTTGAGTAGGATTTGGGGAGGTATTCACCCACCGGCTGATGATATTCCTGGTCGTTTGATCGGTCTAGAACTCGGACCTGAAGTGTATGACCTTGCGGTAACTTACTTCACTTCGAACGCGCCACGCGTTGAGAACGTTCAAGCATCAATTGATGTAGTAAATGAGGGGGATGCTGGTTCTACCCTGCAGATCAATATCACTTATGACACCAACATGGACATGATGTCTACGCCGGAGATCTCTTGGCCGTTTGATGATCCTACCATGTCTTCGCTCTCTCTCGCTAGCGCGGAATGGGCCAATGCAACTACCTACTCTTTGCAGTACTTAATTACGGATGCAGATGTTGAGTTGTTTTCAATCTTCATGCAGGTAGTTGGTGCAGTTGATACTGATGGATTCTCTCAGGCTCCACACGTTGAAGACTTTGCTTTCGCAATTGACACACGCAACCCATCAGTTGATTTTACAGATGACTTCTCATTGATCAGCGATAGTGAAGTAGCCGAGTCTACGATCGCGATCACTGTGACCTACGATGAGTCAATGGACACTTCAGTTGAGCCAACTGTGAACTTCCCAATGGAAGATCCAAGCAACACATTGGCTGTGAATGCTGATGCGAGCGCTTGGCTTGACAATGTGAGCTACCAAGTGGTATTCGACTTGACAGATAACAACGAGGAAGTAGCAGATGTAGATATCGAATTGCTAGATGCGTTTGACGCCGCTGGTAATATTCAGAACATCTACCTTGATGTCGATCTCTTCTCCATTGATACACACAACCCATCTGTGATGATGGTGACACCTGACGCTACCGTGATCAACGATGCTGTAGCTGCAGGAGGAACATTCGCTATTGATGTGGCTTTCGACGAAGTGATGTCTATGATGGCTAACGCCGAATTGGTATTCCCTAACGATGATCCATTGGCAAACTCATTGACACTGGATGAAATGAACTCAATGTGGATGGACGACATGACTTACCACTTTGAATTCACTGTAATCGATGCAAATGAAGACTTATCAATGATCAACCTCGAAGCGGCGACTGCTACTGATATGGCAGGAAACGAAGTCGTGGTGGAGATGGTGATGACACCATTCGCCATTGATACTGAGAACCCTTCACTTCAGAATGCTGACATCAATGACAACCTGCTAGCAGACATCAATGTTGGTGCTGAAAGCGTTGATTTGACATTGGAGTTCAGCGAAGCGATGGATATGATGTCAATGCCAATGATTGAATTCTCTGAAGACATTAGCGCATCAGTAACCTTCGCTAGTGGATCTTGGGTTGACGACATGACGTACACAGCCCTTTATGACCTTTCTGATGAAGGCGTTGAAATCGACAACGTCGGAATCACTATAAGCGGAACATTAGATGCAAACGGAAACGAGCAGATGATGATGTCAATGGACGATGTTCTCGCTATTGACACACGCAACCCAGAGCCGATTGTATTGAGCGCTAACGACTACGAATTAATCTTCGCTGATGCTGGTGATGAGAACTTCTCACTCTTGATCATCTTTGATGAAGCGATGGATACAGATGTTGATCCGTTCATCTTGTTCCCAGATGAAGACCCGTCAACTACGCTTACGGCGAATGACGATGCATCAGGATGGTTGAACAGCACGAGCTACCAGCAAGTGTACAACGTGAGCAACGAAACAGTACTTCTTCTTGATATCGACATCGTTGTCACTGGAGCTATTGATGCTGCCGGCAATCTATTGGTTCAAACTGATTACGATGACTTCTTCGACATCGACATCAACCCAGTTGGGGTGAACGAAAACGAAAACTTCGGTGTATCGATTTACCCGAACCC
- a CDS encoding OmpA family protein produces the protein MKHITLLVACLLTVCTFASSTTHHLAVLFETASHELTPEAHRALNEFLADFSPGENLSLVISGHTDSRGSVDYNEALAERRTQVVKSYLLSLGYHPKSVVSYSFGEAEPQFSNTTEDGMAANRRVDLQLTRHFFESEAELLDQLREQNQVTVQIDPTEDHLIKSDRGSVIAIPAMSFVNASGDLVDQEIEFTIVEALDPFDFVASKLSTVSDDQLIETGGMMKLSASLNGEELELTEGASLTVALPTDQLQPGMQLFVSNDGGNWQATGQQPLGVEELVFPPFPQPYTNGYKEPKRNFDLPDQPRKPVSPIYPREPKYPNLQAYDVEFKWYEVFGRGKKIMRAEEARQAKIDLYDKAVERCEKRKLRYQEDMRTLPARVAQYAKDSVAYFTALDSAERHFQEVIIPEEKARWKKLMAQFNGQYEEELEAWRSTCDSIRTNRALELEAAGQLGMNPLNQYVYSVGHMGWINCDRFLGTPEEEKEDVLVKVDLEGQGRVVLAFTEIQSMMNMTQADKGYVARRIPKDANAVIFSYYLDDEGDIMLGHTPLNGKATQKVKFKEVNLAELREFLNELRQTDYQASL, from the coding sequence ATGAAGCATATTACATTACTGGTTGCCTGTTTGCTCACCGTATGCACTTTTGCATCATCCACCACACACCATCTGGCTGTTCTTTTTGAGACGGCCAGTCATGAGCTCACGCCAGAAGCTCATCGCGCTCTCAACGAATTCTTAGCTGATTTTTCACCCGGCGAAAACCTCAGCCTTGTGATTTCAGGGCATACTGATTCCCGCGGTAGCGTTGATTATAACGAAGCCTTGGCAGAGCGAAGGACGCAAGTCGTAAAAAGCTATTTGCTGTCTTTGGGGTATCACCCGAAAAGTGTCGTGAGTTATTCCTTCGGAGAAGCGGAACCACAGTTCAGCAATACTACCGAAGATGGAATGGCCGCGAACCGAAGGGTTGATCTTCAGCTGACACGTCATTTTTTTGAATCCGAAGCGGAACTGCTCGACCAACTTCGGGAACAAAATCAAGTGACAGTTCAAATCGACCCCACGGAAGATCATCTGATCAAAAGCGACCGGGGCTCGGTTATCGCCATCCCAGCCATGTCTTTTGTGAACGCTTCGGGTGATTTAGTCGACCAAGAGATTGAATTCACCATTGTGGAAGCCTTGGACCCCTTTGATTTTGTGGCCTCGAAACTATCTACCGTCAGCGATGATCAATTGATCGAAACGGGAGGTATGATGAAGCTAAGCGCAAGTTTAAATGGAGAAGAACTCGAGCTGACGGAAGGTGCTTCGCTCACCGTAGCTCTTCCTACAGATCAACTTCAACCAGGCATGCAGCTTTTCGTTTCGAACGACGGAGGAAATTGGCAGGCCACTGGTCAACAACCGTTGGGGGTGGAAGAACTTGTCTTCCCTCCTTTTCCCCAGCCTTACACTAACGGGTACAAAGAGCCTAAACGCAATTTCGACTTGCCTGATCAACCAAGGAAACCGGTAAGTCCGATCTACCCTCGAGAGCCTAAGTATCCGAATCTTCAAGCCTATGATGTCGAATTCAAGTGGTACGAAGTCTTCGGACGAGGAAAGAAAATCATGCGTGCGGAAGAGGCGCGACAAGCCAAAATCGATCTGTACGACAAAGCGGTAGAACGCTGTGAAAAACGCAAACTTCGGTACCAAGAAGACATGCGCACTTTGCCAGCAAGAGTTGCGCAATATGCCAAAGACAGCGTGGCTTACTTTACAGCGCTCGATTCGGCAGAACGCCACTTTCAAGAAGTCATCATTCCAGAAGAAAAGGCCAGATGGAAGAAGCTCATGGCTCAATTCAACGGACAGTACGAAGAAGAATTGGAGGCGTGGAGATCCACCTGCGATTCAATTCGAACGAACCGTGCGCTAGAACTGGAAGCTGCAGGACAATTAGGGATGAATCCGCTCAATCAATACGTCTACAGCGTAGGTCACATGGGATGGATTAATTGTGATCGATTCCTAGGTACGCCTGAAGAAGAAAAGGAAGATGTACTCGTCAAGGTTGATTTAGAAGGACAAGGACGTGTTGTACTCGCCTTCACGGAGATTCAGAGTATGATGAATATGACACAAGCAGATAAAGGCTACGTTGCCCGAAGAATTCCAAAGGATGCCAACGCGGTTATTTTCTCTTACTATCTCGACGATGAAGGAGATATCATGTTGGGGCATACCCCCTTGAATGGAAAAGCCACTCAAAAAGTGAAATTCAAAGAAGTCAACCTCGCTGAATTGAGGGAGTTCTTGAATGAGTTGCGACAGACTGACTATCAAGCATCACTATAA
- a CDS encoding RNA polymerase sigma factor, which yields MKDAKIIELIRSGRPEKGLSQLYRSLPKIERLITSKGGSKQDAQDVFQEALIVLCRKVRTEEFELTAALDTYLYSVCRFLWKNQSKKRGIETVSGGEAAFDMEHEKDLEAALERESKFQKLEEVLGDLGERCLQLLQLFYFHGQSMKSIASKMSFSSENVAKTQKYKCIERAKKMVRAAQVEPQNLMP from the coding sequence ATGAAAGATGCCAAGATCATTGAATTGATACGGAGTGGGAGACCTGAGAAGGGGCTCTCGCAATTGTATCGGAGTTTGCCGAAGATCGAGCGACTCATTACCTCTAAAGGGGGCAGCAAGCAGGATGCCCAAGATGTTTTTCAAGAAGCACTGATTGTATTGTGCCGTAAGGTTCGGACAGAAGAGTTTGAATTGACGGCGGCGCTGGATACTTACCTCTACAGTGTATGTCGGTTTTTGTGGAAGAATCAATCGAAGAAGCGTGGGATTGAAACCGTTTCTGGTGGAGAAGCTGCCTTTGATATGGAACACGAGAAAGATCTCGAAGCAGCACTCGAACGTGAATCAAAGTTTCAGAAGCTGGAGGAAGTGTTGGGCGATCTTGGAGAACGTTGTCTTCAGTTGCTGCAGCTGTTTTACTTCCACGGACAATCGATGAAGAGCATTGCTTCGAAGATGTCGTTTTCATCGGAGAATGTGGCGAAGACGCAGAAGTATAAGTGCATTGAACGTGCGAAGAAAATGGTACGTGCGGCACAGGTTGAACCTCAAAACCTGATGCCATGA
- a CDS encoding fatty acid desaturase family protein — MSQTSLPTHETQIKFTNREQLQFFAELRKRINAYFKENDISQKANGAMVFKTVVMLSLYILPFIAMVIFAPPFWLSLVLWSVMGFALAGNGMSVMHDANHGAYSKNHKVNKWVGYTLNLLGGSVFNWKMQHNVLHHTYTNIAGKDDDIDGSLTMRFDPHHDVAKHHKHQWYYSFLFYGILTLYWGTFKDFLQFRKYQKEGYNKQSKKENALMWLKISLLKVGYFGVLFGLPMFVAGYAFWQVFLGFLIMNVLSGVILSVVFQLAHVVEETSFPLPNEAGEMEDSWAVHQLKTTSNFARHNKFLNWYVGGLNFQVEHHLFPNICHIHYPKLAPIVKKTAEEFGHPYLEHKSFGSALKSHVKMLRKFGTPPLDEIMA, encoded by the coding sequence ATGAGTCAAACGTCACTTCCTACACATGAGACGCAGATTAAGTTCACCAACCGTGAACAACTGCAATTCTTTGCGGAGCTGCGCAAGCGTATTAACGCTTACTTCAAAGAGAACGACATTAGCCAGAAGGCAAATGGCGCTATGGTTTTCAAAACTGTAGTAATGCTCAGTCTTTACATTCTTCCTTTCATTGCGATGGTGATTTTTGCACCACCTTTTTGGCTATCACTCGTCCTTTGGAGTGTGATGGGCTTTGCATTGGCTGGAAACGGAATGAGCGTCATGCACGATGCGAACCATGGAGCATACTCGAAGAATCACAAAGTAAACAAGTGGGTTGGCTACACGCTAAACCTCCTAGGAGGATCAGTATTCAACTGGAAGATGCAGCACAACGTGTTGCACCACACCTACACTAACATCGCTGGTAAAGACGACGACATTGACGGTTCGTTGACAATGCGTTTTGATCCGCACCACGACGTTGCGAAGCACCACAAACACCAGTGGTACTATAGCTTCCTGTTCTACGGAATCTTGACACTTTACTGGGGAACGTTCAAAGACTTTCTCCAGTTCCGCAAGTACCAGAAAGAAGGCTACAACAAGCAATCGAAGAAAGAGAACGCCCTGATGTGGTTGAAGATTTCTCTTCTAAAAGTTGGATACTTTGGGGTATTATTCGGACTTCCAATGTTCGTAGCGGGATACGCGTTCTGGCAAGTATTCCTAGGGTTCTTGATTATGAACGTCCTTTCAGGAGTGATCCTTTCAGTGGTATTCCAATTGGCACACGTAGTAGAAGAGACTTCTTTCCCACTTCCAAATGAAGCGGGAGAAATGGAAGATTCTTGGGCCGTTCACCAGCTGAAGACTACGAGCAACTTCGCTCGCCACAACAAGTTCTTGAACTGGTACGTAGGTGGATTGAACTTCCAAGTGGAGCACCACCTCTTCCCGAACATTTGCCACATTCACTACCCGAAGTTGGCACCGATTGTAAAGAAGACAGCCGAAGAATTCGGTCACCCATACCTCGAGCATAAGTCGTTCGGAAGCGCATTGAAATCTCACGTGAAGATGTTGCGCAAGTTTGGAACGCCGCCGTTGGATGAGATTATGGCTTAA
- a CDS encoding energy transducer TonB has protein sequence MKYLVICFFLCLIGEANAQGDTIGLFETTPVMPGCIEIEDPEEQRKCTETSIIEWVQGELKPERVDSVSGTVFVGFVIDTSGVVTDVEILRGIHPALDRQAAKAVESLPQMKPGEQNGKPIPIQYTIPVKFVQRDHSTKK, from the coding sequence ATGAAATACCTGGTTATATGTTTCTTTCTCTGCCTGATTGGCGAAGCCAATGCGCAAGGTGATACTATTGGACTGTTCGAAACCACGCCTGTGATGCCGGGGTGTATTGAAATAGAAGACCCGGAAGAACAGCGCAAATGTACCGAGACGAGTATCATTGAATGGGTTCAAGGTGAGCTCAAACCCGAGCGAGTGGACAGTGTTTCTGGGACAGTGTTTGTTGGCTTTGTGATCGATACTTCTGGTGTAGTGACTGACGTCGAGATCCTCAGAGGCATCCATCCTGCCCTAGACCGTCAAGCAGCGAAGGCAGTGGAAAGCCTCCCTCAAATGAAGCCGGGAGAACAGAACGGCAAGCCGATTCCTATTCAATACACGATACCGGTGAAATTTGTCCAACGAGATCACTCAACGAAGAAATAA
- a CDS encoding energy transducer TonB → MRLLFSLTCALITTITLGQTAPTCAFPNLDKNIIDTKQTKHWADGDFHFVYFEHEGYNELFQVDINLSIVSYKIWLTSELTAANFEASIQNLWMDYDGTLIFVGPCGNMEATRIEADRWEPLHYIFNMQESNVVIEEFRSLRVSWNAASAKKNVYMLVEQMPYLPTCKDLPGKRQADCTQEELSDCLAKRVVYSKEAVDLDATGTVFISIEINEFGFVQNAKVLREVHPLLDKASIDAAYNLPPMEPGKHFERIEPDELLERPVIVHYTLPVKFEIR, encoded by the coding sequence ATGAGACTTCTCTTTTCCCTTACTTGTGCTCTAATCACTACAATTACTTTAGGACAAACAGCCCCCACCTGTGCCTTTCCCAATTTAGACAAGAACATCATAGACACTAAGCAAACCAAACACTGGGCTGACGGTGACTTTCACTTCGTTTATTTCGAACATGAGGGATACAACGAGCTCTTTCAAGTGGATATAAACCTATCCATTGTCAGCTATAAAATCTGGTTGACCTCAGAATTGACCGCTGCAAACTTTGAAGCTTCGATTCAAAATCTATGGATGGACTATGATGGCACTCTGATCTTTGTAGGCCCTTGCGGCAATATGGAAGCTACTCGAATTGAGGCCGATCGATGGGAACCCCTCCACTACATTTTCAATATGCAAGAGTCGAATGTAGTCATTGAGGAATTCAGGTCATTAAGAGTCTCTTGGAACGCAGCTTCGGCTAAGAAAAACGTTTACATGCTCGTTGAACAGATGCCTTACCTTCCTACATGCAAAGACCTACCTGGAAAAAGACAAGCTGATTGCACACAAGAAGAATTATCAGATTGTCTAGCAAAGAGAGTCGTTTATTCAAAAGAAGCGGTCGATTTGGATGCCACTGGAACCGTATTCATCTCCATTGAAATCAATGAGTTCGGCTTCGTTCAAAATGCTAAAGTGTTGCGAGAAGTACATCCTTTATTAGATAAAGCGAGTATTGATGCCGCGTACAATTTACCCCCGATGGAACCCGGCAAACATTTTGAAAGAATAGAACCCGACGAACTACTTGAAAGACCGGTAATCGTTCATTACACCTTACCCGTGAAATTCGAGATTCGATAA
- a CDS encoding T9SS type A sorting domain-containing protein produces the protein MKHALLLLAITLNSVVFSQTITWEDPVPVSIDGQDNNRPRIILDQDGSVHVFWGRDADGQLFHNQMVDGEWDAAEMLLPEGVTCFTADWAGPDVGSFGDHLGVVFKRMPENTEGAYLIQSFDGGATWSDTTQIDLNLPEGFQTRMPSVAIGDQQMVHVSIMSFEGNYIDPEYIYTKSNDGGESWSAYQAMYGDFFSGEACDCCMADIAIINADPVIAFRDNEENIREIKCVKSESSGDNFESVLYPDLSETYANYCFSSGPHLLLQDGIMKIVYKSIEESDSYVTFTQMDLSDESIIESFIVLEETDGTARQNNPRISGSEALDFVVWEESQGLATEVLYAAREGGAQGGSFEIIDTLNVDLSGKQINPDVKVDGLTIHTVWQDKGNDLVMYRKGTYDPNGVNVEESLLPEVSAYPNPTNSSVNITGVKVESVQVFDLQGRMLVNRNSGVSGNDLDVSMFPKGTYNVVVNAVYTIKLVVN, from the coding sequence ATGAAGCACGCATTACTTCTCTTGGCGATCACATTGAATTCAGTAGTTTTCTCTCAAACAATAACGTGGGAGGACCCGGTTCCTGTGAGTATTGATGGACAAGACAACAATCGTCCTCGAATTATTCTAGATCAAGACGGTTCGGTCCATGTGTTTTGGGGAAGAGATGCGGATGGCCAGCTTTTTCATAATCAAATGGTAGATGGAGAATGGGATGCTGCTGAAATGCTTCTCCCTGAAGGTGTAACATGCTTCACAGCGGATTGGGCTGGGCCTGACGTTGGTAGTTTCGGAGATCATCTAGGGGTGGTTTTTAAAAGAATGCCAGAGAATACAGAAGGAGCTTACCTGATCCAGTCTTTTGATGGAGGAGCTACTTGGAGTGACACTACACAGATCGATCTTAACCTCCCCGAAGGATTTCAAACAAGGATGCCGTCGGTTGCTATTGGTGACCAACAAATGGTGCATGTTTCAATCATGAGTTTTGAGGGAAATTATATTGATCCGGAATACATCTATACAAAGTCAAATGACGGTGGAGAAAGTTGGTCAGCATATCAAGCTATGTATGGTGATTTTTTCTCTGGAGAGGCTTGTGACTGTTGCATGGCAGACATAGCAATTATCAATGCCGACCCTGTTATTGCATTCAGAGATAACGAGGAGAACATTCGTGAAATTAAGTGCGTAAAGAGCGAAAGCTCAGGAGATAACTTTGAATCTGTGCTCTATCCTGACCTCAGTGAAACCTATGCGAATTATTGTTTCAGTAGTGGGCCCCACTTGCTCCTTCAAGATGGAATAATGAAAATCGTTTACAAGTCAATTGAAGAGTCTGATTCTTATGTCACCTTCACTCAGATGGATCTTTCAGATGAATCCATTATCGAAAGTTTCATTGTGTTAGAAGAGACTGATGGAACGGCTCGTCAGAACAATCCTCGCATATCAGGAAGTGAGGCGTTGGATTTCGTTGTTTGGGAAGAGTCTCAAGGTTTAGCCACTGAAGTGTTGTACGCAGCCAGAGAAGGAGGGGCACAGGGTGGTAGTTTCGAAATCATTGATACGCTCAATGTAGACTTGAGCGGAAAGCAAATCAATCCGGATGTAAAGGTAGATGGCTTGACCATTCACACTGTTTGGCAAGACAAAGGGAATGACTTGGTTATGTATCGTAAAGGAACATATGACCCCAATGGAGTCAATGTCGAAGAGTCACTTCTACCAGAAGTGTCGGCTTACCCGAATCCAACTAATTCCTCGGTTAATATCACAGGTGTGAAAGTTGAGTCAGTTCAAGTTTTTGATTTACAAGGACGAATGCTTGTTAATCGGAACTCGGGGGTAAGTGGGAATGACCTCGATGTATCTATGTTCCCCAAAGGAACTTACAATGTGGTGGTGAATGCTGTATATACTATCAAGTTGGTTGTGAATTAA
- a CDS encoding HYC_CC_PP family protein has protein sequence MLLLLQVATTSITVHYCGGKLRSTSINTDRQHCVCDHEVSPSALGTFSPQCCSFSTTLLEDYPAFIDSPSIDDVDLGAFSFKIRWYRFFDRANEITKHEIRFVRPPTLRRYLVFGCQKISPAPMS, from the coding sequence ATGCTTCTTTTGTTGCAAGTGGCAACGACGAGCATCACCGTGCACTATTGTGGGGGCAAATTGAGAAGCACTTCAATCAACACAGACAGGCAGCACTGCGTTTGCGATCATGAAGTCTCTCCTTCTGCGTTAGGTACGTTTTCTCCGCAATGTTGCTCATTCAGCACGACCCTTCTTGAGGATTATCCTGCCTTCATTGATTCACCGTCTATAGACGATGTTGACTTGGGTGCGTTCTCCTTTAAAATCCGTTGGTACAGATTTTTTGATCGGGCTAATGAAATCACTAAACACGAAATCAGGTTTGTAAGACCACCTACTTTGCGCAGGTATCTCGTGTTTGGTTGCCAGAAGATATCTCCGGCCCCCATGAGCTAA